A window of Numenius arquata chromosome 6, bNumArq3.hap1.1, whole genome shotgun sequence contains these coding sequences:
- the FCF1 gene encoding rRNA-processing protein FCF1 homolog, translated as MGKQKKARKYAVMKRMISLRDQRINEKERAKAPVKKKEDPSAIKEREVPQHPSCLFFQYNTQLGPPYHILVDTNFINFSIKAKLDLVQSMMDCLYAKCIPCITDCVMGEIEKLGQKYRVALRIAKDPRFERLPCMHKGTYADDCLVQRVTQHKCYIVATVDKELKRRIRKIPGVPIMYISRHRYNIERMPDDYGAPRF; from the exons ATG GGGAAGCAGAAGAAAGCGCGGAAGTACGCGGTCATGAAGCGTATGATCAGCCTTCGGGACCAGCGCAT TAACGAGAAGGAGCGGGcgaaagcccctgtgaagaagaaggAGGACCCGAGTGCCATCAAGGAGCGGGAGGT cccccagcacccctcttGTTTGTTCTTCCAGTATAATACACAGTTGGGCCCCCCCTACCACATCCTGGTTGACACTAACTTCATCAACTTCTCCATCAAGGCCAAGCTGGACCTAGTGCAGTCAATGATGGACTGTCTCTATGCCAAGT GTATTCCATGCATCACAGATTGCGTAATGGGTGAAATTGAGAAGTTAGGACAGAAGTACCGTGTGGCGTTAAG AATTGCCAAGGACCCTCGGTTTGAACGCTTGCCATGTATGCACAAAGGAACCTATGCAGATGACTGCTTGGTACAGCGGGTCACTCag cacaaatgTTACATTGTGGCCACAGTGGATAAGGAGCTCAAGCGGAGAATACGAAAAATCCCAGGAGTGCCTATAATGTATATTTCCAGGCACAG aTACAACATTGAGAGGATGCCAGATGATTACGGAGCTCCTCGATTCTAA